One Paenisporosarcina sp. FSL H8-0542 genomic region harbors:
- a CDS encoding NADPH-dependent FMN reductase, translating into MKILVISGGPRKHGRTAIAARFIERTYGFHTMDLSVMGMPMYTGEEEQANESVVKSLRQAVLEADAVLLLSPEYHSAMSGALKNALDFLGSTQFLHKPVGLLAIAGGGKGGINCLNNMRTVMRGVYANAIPRQLVLDPSTFDYDRDGLVKEAAEQVDGLIEELKMYARIGNEMKSQSLI; encoded by the coding sequence ATGAAAATTTTAGTCATAAGTGGAGGACCACGTAAACATGGTCGTACCGCAATTGCAGCTCGATTTATTGAACGTACTTATGGATTCCATACAATGGATTTAAGTGTAATGGGAATGCCGATGTACACTGGAGAAGAAGAGCAAGCAAATGAGTCTGTTGTAAAATCTTTACGTCAAGCTGTGCTAGAAGCTGATGCTGTATTGTTGTTATCACCTGAATATCACAGTGCCATGAGTGGAGCGCTGAAAAATGCATTGGACTTCCTGGGCAGTACACAGTTTCTACATAAACCAGTCGGCTTACTTGCTATCGCTGGTGGAGGAAAAGGTGGCATCAATTGCTTGAATAATATGCGTACAGTGATGCGAGGCGTTTATGCCAATGCAATTCCACGCCAGTTGGTGCTTGATCCAAGTACATTTGATTATGACCGAGATGGTCTAGTAAAAGAAGCGGCTGAACAAGTCGATGGCTTAATCGAGGAATTGAAAATGTACGCACGGATCGGGAATGAAATGAAATCGCAAAGTTTGATTTAA
- the rsgA gene encoding ribosome small subunit-dependent GTPase A: MINTLKTIKNYGWNESLATKWQDQSSNEKLQACVIGRVLLEHKHMYRVVTDEGEWLASLSGSFKHQAHERRDYPAVGDWVAVEKMPGEEKGIIRNILPRTSIFSRKVAGGTTVEQIVAVNVDIVFLVMSLNMDFNLRRLERYLVAAWDSGANPVIVLTKKDVCDDPHSYVDQAETVAFGVPIHVVSSVTGEGIDELQDLLKDGKTAALLGSSGVGKSSLTNALCGENVMAVQDIREDDDKGRHTTTHRELFRMPGGGLLIDTPGMREFQMWDNSESLDTGFKDVEQFARTCRFSDCQHNGQPGCGVQEALNNGSLTQERYASYEKIKRELAYMERKADAAAQKTERGKWKQITKDMRKRPTKKR; encoded by the coding sequence ATGATTAACACATTGAAAACAATTAAAAATTACGGATGGAACGAGTCTTTAGCAACGAAATGGCAAGACCAGTCCTCGAATGAAAAGTTGCAAGCTTGCGTTATTGGACGCGTATTGCTTGAACATAAACATATGTACAGAGTGGTGACAGATGAAGGTGAATGGCTAGCTTCCCTTTCCGGCAGCTTCAAACACCAGGCACATGAACGCCGGGACTATCCGGCTGTCGGTGATTGGGTAGCGGTTGAAAAAATGCCAGGTGAAGAAAAAGGTATCATTCGAAACATACTGCCACGAACTTCTATATTTTCACGAAAAGTAGCGGGTGGTACAACGGTAGAACAAATTGTAGCCGTTAACGTAGATATCGTCTTTCTCGTCATGTCTTTGAACATGGATTTCAACCTTCGTCGATTGGAACGATATTTGGTTGCAGCTTGGGACTCAGGCGCAAACCCTGTTATCGTTTTAACGAAAAAAGATGTTTGTGATGATCCACATTCTTATGTGGATCAAGCTGAAACAGTGGCATTTGGTGTACCGATACATGTCGTCAGCAGTGTTACCGGAGAAGGCATTGACGAACTTCAAGACTTATTGAAAGACGGCAAAACTGCTGCGTTGCTGGGCTCATCTGGTGTAGGGAAATCTTCTTTAACCAATGCACTATGCGGTGAGAATGTCATGGCCGTTCAGGACATTCGAGAAGATGATGATAAAGGCCGCCATACGACAACTCATCGAGAATTGTTCCGAATGCCTGGAGGCGGTCTGTTGATTGACACTCCTGGTATGCGTGAATTCCAAATGTGGGATAACAGTGAAAGTTTAGATACTGGCTTTAAGGACGTAGAGCAATTTGCGAGAACATGCCGCTTTTCAGATTGCCAACATAATGGCCAACCTGGATGTGGTGTGCAGGAAGCGTTGAATAATGGCTCCCTGACACAAGAACGATATGCAAGTTATGAAAAAATAAAACGTGAGCTTGCTTACATGGAACGAAAAGCGGATGCCGCTGCCCAAAAAACAGAGCGAGGGAAATGGAAACAAATTACGAAAGATATGCGGAAAAGACCTACTAAAAAAAGATAA
- a CDS encoding permease — MFSQSFLQLNTIFISILIESIPFVLIGVFISGFLQMFVSEEMIARVIPKNRFLAVLYATILGAFFPACECGIVPIVRRLLLKGVPLHAGIAFMLTGPIINPIVLFSTYIAFGNQWDMVLYRSGLAFIVAMTVGIILSYQFKGNQLLEKGKMNTHHHHHSKGQSFKSKFADMLRHAVDEFFSVGKYLILGAFIAATMQTYLKTSTLLDIGQTDITSSLVMMVLAFVMSLCSEADAFIASSFSSTFSVGSIVAFLVFGPMVDIKNTLMMLSVFNKRFIFILIGYIALFVLVGSLLI; from the coding sequence ATGTTTTCTCAATCATTTTTACAATTAAATACTATTTTTATCAGCATATTAATAGAATCCATACCTTTTGTGCTGATTGGTGTTTTTATTTCAGGATTCCTTCAAATGTTTGTATCGGAAGAAATGATTGCACGAGTTATCCCGAAGAATCGATTTTTGGCCGTCCTCTATGCAACTATTTTGGGTGCCTTCTTTCCTGCCTGTGAGTGTGGCATTGTGCCGATTGTTCGCAGACTTCTCCTAAAAGGGGTCCCTTTGCATGCAGGAATTGCTTTTATGTTAACCGGGCCGATCATCAATCCTATTGTTTTATTTTCCACTTACATTGCTTTCGGAAATCAATGGGACATGGTGTTATACCGCAGTGGACTTGCTTTTATTGTCGCAATGACAGTTGGTATTATCTTGTCCTATCAATTTAAGGGGAATCAACTGTTAGAAAAGGGGAAGATGAATACTCATCATCATCATCATTCTAAGGGACAATCGTTTAAAAGTAAATTTGCGGATATGCTTCGACATGCAGTGGATGAATTCTTTTCTGTAGGTAAGTATTTAATTTTGGGTGCATTTATTGCAGCAACAATGCAAACCTACTTGAAAACTTCTACATTGCTGGACATCGGTCAAACCGACATTACTTCATCGCTTGTCATGATGGTTCTTGCTTTTGTCATGTCGCTTTGTTCAGAAGCAGATGCATTTATTGCTTCTTCATTCAGTAGTACTTTTTCAGTCGGATCTATCGTGGCATTTCTTGTATTTGGTCCAATGGTAGACATTAAAAATACTCTTATGATGCTCAGTGTTTTCAATAAACGTTTTATCTTTATCTTAATTGGCTATATTGCCCTATTTGTTTTAGTCGGTTCACTATTGATATGA
- a CDS encoding TIGR03943 family protein: MVRTYILLIFTFFFAHLHASGNITKYINMKYSYLSYSAIFIFAILTIVQAYTDIKQSKDEPDESCCDGNHSHEKTKPFYQRCFIYGVFIFPLLTGFFLPIATLDSTIVKSKGFSFKAMETTDEYAVTQYLKPDTSIYYGKEGYDELMDIEKNKYLSKSSVILKDTNYLKGLETIYNYPGDFLGKTIEFDGFTFKGETVNKNQLFVLRFGIIHCIADSGVYGMLVEFPENMNIEDDQWIHVKGTLSSVYYQPFKSTIPVLLVEEWENTKEPKEPYVYRSY; the protein is encoded by the coding sequence TTGGTAAGGACGTATATTTTACTCATTTTCACTTTCTTCTTTGCACATTTACATGCTTCAGGAAATATTACGAAATACATTAACATGAAGTATTCCTATCTTTCCTATAGCGCAATTTTCATTTTCGCCATTTTAACAATTGTCCAAGCATATACAGATATCAAACAGTCAAAAGATGAACCTGATGAATCTTGTTGTGATGGAAATCATAGCCATGAAAAAACGAAGCCTTTTTATCAGAGATGTTTCATTTATGGGGTTTTTATATTTCCTTTACTAACTGGCTTTTTTCTGCCGATTGCAACTCTAGATTCTACAATTGTTAAATCGAAAGGATTTTCGTTCAAGGCAATGGAAACAACCGATGAATATGCTGTCACTCAGTACTTGAAACCTGATACCAGTATTTATTATGGCAAGGAAGGCTACGATGAATTAATGGATATTGAAAAAAATAAATATCTATCCAAAAGTAGCGTAATACTTAAAGATACAAACTATCTTAAAGGGTTGGAAACAATCTATAATTATCCTGGGGATTTTCTTGGGAAGACAATTGAATTTGATGGTTTTACATTTAAAGGGGAGACTGTGAACAAAAACCAGCTTTTCGTCCTGCGATTTGGTATTATTCATTGTATTGCAGATTCGGGTGTATATGGAATGTTAGTTGAATTTCCTGAGAATATGAATATCGAAGATGACCAATGGATCCATGTCAAGGGAACCCTCTCTTCAGTCTATTACCAACCATTTAAATCCACCATCCCAGTGTTGCTTGTAGAAGAATGGGAAAATACCAAAGAACCCAAAGAACCATATGTTTATCGTTCATATTAA
- a CDS encoding cation diffusion facilitator family transporter: MELYTQLREGEKGAWISIGTYLVLSTIKLTIGYIGTSEALKADGLNNSTDIAASIAVLIGLRISQKPPDHNHHYGHLRAETVASLVASFIMAAVGLQVLINAGKNMLHPIHETPSILTAFVAAGSAIVMYVVYRYNLRLANRINSSAVRAAAYDNRSDALVSIGASIGILAAIFGLPILDSITAILVGLLIMKTAFDIFNEAVHTLTDGFNEDEVETLSVLVRKVQGVIHLEDFKGRMHGNLMFVDLTVTVDPSLNVVESHRITEEIEKKIHLVIPFCMVLVHIEPHETID; encoded by the coding sequence TTGGAGCTATATACACAATTACGCGAAGGGGAAAAAGGTGCTTGGATAAGTATCGGTACCTATTTAGTTCTAAGCACTATAAAATTGACCATCGGATATATCGGTACTTCCGAAGCTTTAAAAGCAGATGGTCTCAATAATTCGACGGACATCGCTGCTTCAATTGCTGTATTGATTGGACTTCGAATATCACAAAAACCTCCGGATCATAATCATCATTATGGACATCTCCGTGCCGAAACAGTTGCATCCCTTGTCGCCTCTTTTATTATGGCTGCTGTCGGTTTGCAAGTATTAATAAATGCAGGAAAGAACATGCTTCACCCGATTCACGAAACACCTTCCATCTTAACAGCATTTGTTGCTGCTGGTAGTGCCATTGTGATGTATGTGGTTTATCGATACAATTTAAGGCTGGCTAATCGAATTAATAGCTCCGCGGTTCGAGCCGCAGCATATGATAACCGATCCGATGCCCTCGTCAGTATCGGGGCATCTATCGGGATATTAGCTGCTATATTTGGACTCCCTATCTTGGATTCAATTACAGCCATTTTAGTCGGATTACTGATCATGAAAACGGCATTCGATATCTTCAATGAGGCAGTACATACCTTGACTGACGGTTTTAACGAAGATGAGGTTGAAACTCTTTCAGTTCTCGTTCGAAAAGTACAGGGTGTCATCCATTTAGAAGACTTCAAAGGACGCATGCATGGGAATCTAATGTTTGTCGATTTAACCGTTACAGTTGATCCATCATTAAATGTTGTGGAGAGTCATCGAATAACGGAAGAGATTGAGAAAAAAATACATTTAGTAATACCATTTTGCATGGTTCTGGTTCATATTGAACCCCACGAGACAATCGATTAA
- a CDS encoding hemolysin family protein, whose product MTAFAVLIAFTAFFVASEFAIVKVRSTRIDQLVAEGNKRAVHAKRVISNLDEYLSACQLGITMTALGLGLLGEPTVELLLHPLFERFELSDSTSNILSYGIAFSFVTFLHVVVGELAPKTLAIQKAEQVALFTAKPLIWFYRIMYPIIKFLNGSARTLTGLFGLKPASESELAHTEEELRIILSDSLKSGEINQSEYKFVNKIFEFDDRIAKEIMAPRTEMSTIDKDTTLRQVFDQVNVEQYTRYPVTDGDKDHVIGLVNMKNLLTAYIKDSENINRPVIDYMQPIIRVIETIPIGELLLKIQRERIHMAILMDEYGGTSGLVTIEDILEEIVGDIRDEFDNDELPDVQKLGDHHYILDAKILIENVNDILGIDIDEEDIDTIGGWFLTKHFEAIKGEKIIEQGYEFTIKDMEGHHILYLEVIKLTKEELENMIEERLERNDSH is encoded by the coding sequence TTGACAGCATTTGCTGTCTTAATCGCCTTTACGGCATTCTTCGTGGCAAGTGAGTTTGCTATTGTAAAAGTGAGATCAACCCGCATTGATCAATTGGTTGCGGAAGGAAATAAACGTGCCGTTCACGCTAAACGCGTCATTTCAAATTTGGATGAATATTTATCTGCGTGTCAGTTGGGTATTACAATGACCGCGTTAGGTTTAGGTTTACTTGGAGAACCTACTGTCGAACTTTTATTGCATCCACTATTTGAACGTTTCGAGCTAAGTGATAGCACGTCAAATATCCTATCTTACGGAATTGCGTTCTCATTCGTTACATTTTTGCACGTAGTGGTCGGTGAATTGGCACCGAAAACGTTAGCCATTCAAAAAGCGGAGCAAGTTGCCTTGTTTACGGCAAAACCATTGATTTGGTTCTATCGCATCATGTATCCAATTATTAAATTCCTAAATGGTTCCGCTCGAACACTTACAGGCTTATTTGGATTAAAGCCTGCATCTGAATCAGAGCTGGCACATACAGAAGAAGAACTTCGTATAATTCTATCGGATAGCTTGAAAAGTGGTGAAATCAACCAATCGGAATATAAGTTTGTAAACAAGATTTTTGAATTTGACGATCGGATTGCCAAAGAAATTATGGCTCCCCGTACCGAGATGAGCACCATTGATAAAGATACGACCCTTCGCCAAGTGTTTGACCAGGTAAACGTCGAACAGTATACGCGATATCCAGTAACAGATGGCGACAAAGATCATGTAATCGGTTTGGTGAACATGAAGAATTTATTGACTGCTTATATTAAGGATTCTGAGAATATTAATCGACCGGTCATTGATTATATGCAACCAATCATTCGTGTCATTGAAACCATTCCAATTGGTGAGTTGTTATTGAAAATTCAACGTGAACGTATTCATATGGCAATATTGATGGATGAATATGGCGGAACATCGGGTCTCGTAACAATCGAAGACATTCTTGAAGAAATTGTCGGTGATATTCGAGACGAGTTTGATAATGATGAATTGCCGGATGTTCAAAAATTAGGAGATCATCACTATATCCTTGATGCCAAAATTTTAATAGAAAACGTTAATGATATTTTGGGCATTGATATTGATGAAGAAGATATTGATACAATCGGTGGATGGTTCCTGACTAAACATTTTGAAGCCATTAAAGGTGAAAAAATAATTGAACAAGGATACGAATTCACGATTAAAGATATGGAAGGCCATCACATACTGTATCTTGAAGTCATTAAATTAACTAAAGAAGAATTAGAAAATATGATTGAAGAACGATTAGAAAGAAACGACTCTCACTAA
- the chrA gene encoding chromate efflux transporter: protein MGKAKRGRYLEILSASTKLGLTSFGGPAAHIGYFRDEYVQKRKWLDDKLYADLVALCQFLPGPASSQVGISIGMLRGGLLGGILSWIGFTLPSVLILMAFAWIVMQSGSFESGWIQGLKIVAVAVVAHALMGMGKTLTPDRPRLTVAMIAAAATLLIPTALGQILIIILASLFGVLYYKNEKAPDAVDMPLSFGKRTGIIAWILFFALLIILPIFRPFVQATWYAIFDIFYRVGSIVFGGGHVVLPMLEREVVPAGWMSSEAFIAGYGAAQAVPGPLFTLAGYLGQIMGSFSGAAIAVVAMFLPSFLLVMGTLPFWAVIRTKPRIQAALKGVNAAVVGILLAALYDPVFTSAVHAPIDFVIVLISFTLLVFYKLPPWIVVIITAILGALSFAIFG from the coding sequence ATGGGAAAAGCTAAGAGAGGTCGATATCTTGAAATCTTGTCCGCTTCAACCAAACTAGGGTTAACTTCCTTTGGAGGTCCAGCAGCACATATCGGTTATTTTAGAGATGAATACGTGCAAAAGAGAAAATGGCTCGACGATAAGCTGTATGCTGATTTGGTTGCCTTATGTCAATTCCTGCCCGGTCCCGCGAGTTCACAAGTAGGGATATCAATCGGTATGCTACGTGGAGGATTACTCGGTGGTATTTTGTCATGGATTGGTTTTACACTTCCTTCGGTTTTAATATTGATGGCCTTTGCATGGATTGTTATGCAATCGGGATCATTTGAAAGTGGTTGGATTCAAGGCTTGAAAATCGTTGCTGTTGCAGTTGTCGCGCATGCATTGATGGGGATGGGCAAAACGTTAACACCGGATCGTCCGAGATTGACAGTCGCAATGATTGCCGCAGCCGCAACATTATTGATTCCGACGGCTTTGGGTCAGATTCTGATTATCATACTAGCTAGTTTGTTTGGCGTACTGTATTACAAAAATGAAAAAGCACCAGATGCAGTCGATATGCCATTGTCATTCGGTAAGAGGACAGGAATTATCGCATGGATTCTATTCTTTGCTTTACTCATTATATTGCCGATCTTTAGACCATTTGTACAAGCTACCTGGTATGCGATCTTTGATATTTTCTATCGTGTTGGTTCTATCGTGTTCGGCGGGGGGCATGTTGTTTTACCAATGCTGGAACGGGAAGTAGTACCAGCCGGTTGGATGTCTTCGGAAGCTTTCATAGCGGGTTATGGTGCAGCTCAAGCGGTACCGGGTCCATTGTTTACACTGGCTGGCTATCTTGGTCAAATCATGGGAAGCTTCTCCGGAGCTGCCATTGCCGTGGTTGCAATGTTTTTACCTTCCTTCCTACTTGTAATGGGAACGTTGCCTTTTTGGGCGGTTATTCGTACTAAACCAAGAATTCAAGCGGCATTGAAAGGTGTGAACGCGGCCGTAGTAGGAATATTACTGGCAGCATTGTATGACCCGGTCTTTACAAGTGCCGTACATGCCCCAATTGATTTTGTCATTGTGTTAATTTCATTTACTCTGTTAGTATTTTATAAACTGCCACCTTGGATTGTCGTGATTATCACCGCAATATTAGGTGCATTGAGCTTCGCTATATTTGGTTAA
- the kynU gene encoding kynureninase, which produces MDTTVQYAIEMDKHDKMSSFKKEFYLPENQLYMDGNSLGLMSKRSEATLDKLISSWREKGIDGWTEGENPWFTYPEQLSERVAKIVGAQGNEVMVTGSITVNIHQMLSTLFHPTPEKSVIVVDELNFPSDIYAVESHLRLRGLDPAVSMRKVKSTDGYTLTMDAIEEMLTEDVAILMLPSVLYRSGQLLDLRRITEMAHAKGILVGFDLAHSIGSVPHNLHNDDVDFAIWCHYKYMNNGPGGTGGLYIHERHHHELPGLAGWFGSDKTKQFDMSHEFSKANGAGAYQIGTPNLFSTAPLSGSVELFEEAGMDAVRSKSLALTKYLRELIQAEAGSFGFVDVTPFADESRGGHIALAHPEAARICRALKEANVVPDFRAPDIIRLAPISFYSSFEDVWEMVQRLKTIMVEETYKTFTNERNVVA; this is translated from the coding sequence TTGGATACGACTGTGCAATATGCAATAGAAATGGATAAGCATGATAAGATGAGTTCTTTTAAAAAAGAGTTCTACTTACCAGAGAATCAATTATATATGGATGGGAACTCGTTGGGGCTTATGTCAAAACGTTCAGAAGCAACTTTGGATAAACTAATTTCCAGCTGGCGTGAAAAAGGGATTGATGGCTGGACTGAAGGTGAGAATCCATGGTTTACATATCCAGAGCAGTTAAGTGAACGTGTCGCCAAAATTGTCGGTGCTCAAGGAAATGAAGTGATGGTGACTGGCTCCATTACCGTGAATATTCACCAAATGCTATCTACTTTGTTCCATCCGACACCTGAAAAGTCTGTTATTGTCGTTGACGAACTGAATTTCCCTTCCGATATTTATGCGGTGGAAAGTCATTTGCGGTTGCGCGGTCTGGACCCTGCTGTATCGATGCGAAAAGTGAAAAGTACTGACGGCTATACACTAACAATGGATGCAATTGAAGAAATGTTAACAGAGGATGTAGCCATCTTAATGTTACCTTCTGTGTTGTATCGAAGCGGCCAGTTGTTGGATTTGCGTCGCATCACTGAAATGGCCCATGCGAAAGGAATTTTGGTAGGCTTTGATTTGGCACATTCCATTGGCTCCGTACCTCATAACTTACATAATGATGACGTAGATTTTGCAATATGGTGCCATTACAAATACATGAATAATGGTCCTGGGGGAACTGGTGGGCTTTATATTCACGAGCGTCATCATCACGAGTTGCCTGGTCTTGCGGGCTGGTTCGGTTCAGATAAGACCAAGCAATTTGATATGTCTCATGAATTCTCCAAAGCAAATGGAGCGGGTGCTTATCAAATCGGGACCCCGAATTTATTCAGCACTGCGCCTTTAAGCGGAAGTGTGGAGCTTTTTGAAGAAGCGGGAATGGACGCAGTCCGTTCGAAATCACTTGCGTTGACAAAATATTTACGTGAGTTGATTCAAGCGGAAGCAGGTTCATTCGGCTTTGTTGATGTCACGCCCTTTGCAGATGAATCAAGAGGTGGACATATTGCTCTTGCCCATCCAGAAGCTGCCCGGATTTGTAGAGCATTGAAAGAAGCAAATGTCGTTCCCGATTTCAGAGCACCAGATATTATTCGATTGGCGCCGATTAGTTTTTATTCGAGTTTTGAAGATGTGTGGGAAATGGTCCAACGCTTAAAAACCATTATGGTAGAAGAAACATACAAAACGTTCACTAATGAACGAAATGTGGTGGCTTAA
- the kynB gene encoding arylformamidase yields the protein MKIHDISMLLNQNVAEWPGDTPFQFHINWTKEQSGSVNVGQITTSTHIGTHIDAPFHFDENGKKVHELPLENYIVDAIVIDVSGSEVISRELLKGKVTGEAKAVLFRTNAWQQRDVFPEAIPAFDADIVDWMVENELSLFGVDLPSVDAITSKDLPMHHALGTAGRYILEGLILDDLKEDTYQLIALPLKIEGADGSPVRAVLIEK from the coding sequence ATGAAAATACATGACATTTCGATGTTGTTGAACCAGAACGTTGCAGAATGGCCGGGTGATACGCCATTCCAATTTCATATCAACTGGACAAAAGAACAGAGTGGTTCGGTAAACGTCGGACAAATTACGACGAGTACACATATAGGTACCCATATCGATGCTCCTTTTCATTTTGATGAAAACGGAAAGAAAGTTCACGAACTTCCTTTGGAAAACTATATCGTCGACGCGATTGTGATTGATGTGAGTGGAAGTGAGGTTATATCGAGAGAATTGTTGAAAGGTAAAGTGACTGGGGAAGCAAAAGCGGTTCTTTTCCGAACGAATGCCTGGCAGCAAAGAGATGTATTCCCTGAAGCAATTCCAGCATTTGATGCGGATATTGTGGATTGGATGGTTGAGAACGAATTGTCTTTATTTGGAGTCGACTTACCATCGGTTGATGCGATTACTAGCAAAGATTTACCTATGCATCATGCTTTAGGAACTGCAGGTCGCTATATTCTTGAAGGACTTATACTGGACGATCTCAAGGAAGATACTTATCAATTAATCGCACTTCCTTTGAAAATAGAAGGAGCGGATGGAAGCCCCGTGCGCGCAGTATTAATTGAAAAGTAA
- a CDS encoding ABC transporter transmembrane domain-containing protein: MFSVLFKLKWFFAENWKRYTIAISLLMVTNVIEVVPPWLLGESIDAIYQQTLTSQLLMTFLLALLGVTVLNYLSNFVWQYQLFGGAYVIEKQLRSRLMKQFLRMTPSFYEKNRTGDLMARATNDLKAVSTTAGFGILTLIDSSLYMLTILVTMGMLVSWKLTLVALLPLPILAIIMQILGKRIHEKYMKAQDAFGDMNDGVLEAVAGVRVIRAYVQERASEKQFADMTEDVYSKNMEVEKIDALFNPITKVLTGVSYMIGIGYGAYLVSQQQMTLGDLVSFNVYLGMIIWPMFAIGELINVMQRGNASLDRVQETLDYEEDVKDASHPVTVNQPGRIGFNQVKFQYPQSSSVNLSDINLQLEQGQTLGIVGKTGSGKTTLIKQLLREYPTGEGTISLAGIPIEDQTKDQVRNWIGYVPQDHVLFSRTVRENILFGQPEGTEEDIETAIRLSHFQKDLQLLPQGLETLVGEKGVALSGGQKQRISIARALIKNPEILLLDDSLSAVDAKTEARIIENIQSERQGKTTIITTHRLSAIQHADWIIVLDDGVMIEEGTHEDLLENEGWYKEQFDRQQIEEVSS, encoded by the coding sequence ATGTTCTCCGTATTATTTAAACTTAAATGGTTTTTCGCAGAAAACTGGAAGCGATACACAATTGCCATTTCATTATTGATGGTCACGAATGTAATCGAAGTTGTTCCACCATGGCTTCTAGGCGAATCTATTGATGCCATTTATCAACAAACGTTAACATCACAGTTATTGATGACTTTCTTACTTGCTTTACTTGGTGTAACGGTTCTCAATTACTTAAGTAACTTTGTGTGGCAGTACCAACTATTTGGCGGAGCCTATGTTATTGAAAAACAATTACGTAGCCGCTTGATGAAACAATTTTTACGCATGACGCCTTCGTTTTATGAGAAGAACCGAACAGGGGATTTGATGGCGAGAGCGACAAATGATTTAAAGGCAGTCTCCACAACAGCAGGATTCGGTATTTTAACATTGATTGACTCATCCCTTTATATGCTTACGATTTTAGTGACGATGGGAATGCTCGTTAGTTGGAAACTGACATTAGTAGCACTTCTTCCACTGCCTATCTTGGCGATCATCATGCAAATTCTCGGCAAGCGCATCCACGAGAAATATATGAAGGCTCAAGATGCCTTTGGCGATATGAATGATGGCGTACTGGAAGCAGTAGCGGGGGTTCGAGTGATTCGAGCATACGTGCAAGAACGTGCATCAGAAAAACAATTCGCTGATATGACGGAAGATGTGTATTCGAAAAACATGGAAGTTGAAAAAATCGATGCATTGTTCAATCCCATCACGAAAGTATTGACCGGAGTCAGTTACATGATCGGGATAGGGTACGGTGCGTATCTCGTTTCACAACAGCAAATGACACTGGGGGACTTAGTATCATTCAACGTGTATTTAGGGATGATTATTTGGCCAATGTTTGCAATCGGGGAATTGATCAATGTCATGCAGCGAGGGAACGCTTCTCTTGATCGCGTTCAAGAAACGCTCGATTATGAAGAAGATGTCAAAGACGCGTCTCATCCAGTAACAGTCAATCAACCTGGACGCATCGGTTTCAACCAAGTGAAATTCCAATATCCACAGTCTTCGTCGGTAAATTTAAGCGACATCAACTTGCAATTGGAGCAAGGTCAAACGCTTGGAATTGTCGGGAAAACGGGAAGCGGAAAAACGACGTTGATTAAGCAGTTACTTCGTGAATATCCAACTGGAGAAGGAACGATTTCATTAGCCGGCATTCCAATTGAAGATCAAACAAAAGACCAGGTTCGGAATTGGATTGGCTATGTTCCTCAAGATCATGTGTTATTCTCACGGACTGTCAGAGAAAATATTCTGTTCGGTCAACCGGAAGGGACGGAAGAGGATATTGAAACTGCAATTCGTTTATCTCATTTCCAAAAAGACCTGCAATTGCTACCACAAGGATTGGAAACACTTGTTGGTGAAAAAGGGGTCGCGTTATCTGGCGGTCAAAAACAACGTATTTCAATCGCCCGAGCACTCATTAAAAATCCTGAAATCTTATTATTGGATGATTCATTATCTGCTGTCGATGCGAAAACAGAAGCACGGATCATTGAAAATATCCAATCAGAACGACAAGGAAAAACAACGATTATTACCACGCATCGTCTATCAGCCATCCAACATGCAGATTGGATTATTGTATTGGACGACGGTGTAATGATTGAAGAAGGTACACATGAAGATTTGCTGGAGAATGAGGGCTGGTATAAAGAACAGTTCGACCGACAGCAAATTGAGGAGGTGTCATCATGA